Proteins encoded by one window of Moorella humiferrea:
- a CDS encoding tagaturonate reductase, with translation MRTLNKTLLTGQFSFPPNLEAGPYPDNLPERVLQFGEGNFLRAFVDWMIHQLNKKGLFQGRVVVVQPLAHGLVDQLNRQDGLYTLILRGYQDGQVVEKREIITSISRGINPYEDWQAVLRCAEDPQIDIVISNTTEAGIIYDPEDSITAAPPQSFPGKLTAYLYHRYNHFKGDPDKGMLILSCELIDRNGDNLKAITLRLAGEWGLPEGFQQWLKEANLFLNTLVDRVVPGYPREEAEQLARELGYEDALLDTGELFHLWVIEGPTHLKEKLPFHAAGLNVIWTDDLTPYRTRKVRILNGAHTATAALAFLSGVDTVREAVEHPRIGPFMEELIYNEVISVTDLDKRMLTEFAGEVLQRFRNPYIVHRWQSILLNTTSKYKTRVLPSLLDYAAKNKAVPAKLTFSLAAMAALFKDGRVNGRQFQGKGPQGDFIIEDDPGALAFWQAAWQQYQGTAESAQETAKYILGNSAIWGRDLNNVPGLAEKLGDYLQDIVSHGPAVALEKVLA, from the coding sequence TTGCGAACTTTAAATAAAACCCTGCTCACCGGCCAATTCAGCTTCCCGCCCAACCTGGAGGCCGGGCCCTACCCGGATAACTTACCGGAGCGGGTCCTCCAGTTCGGGGAAGGTAACTTCCTGCGCGCCTTTGTCGACTGGATGATCCATCAGCTAAACAAAAAAGGATTGTTCCAGGGCCGGGTGGTGGTGGTGCAGCCCCTGGCCCATGGCCTGGTCGACCAATTAAACCGGCAGGACGGCCTGTATACCTTGATCCTGCGCGGCTACCAGGACGGCCAGGTTGTAGAAAAGCGGGAGATTATCACTTCCATCAGCAGGGGTATAAACCCTTACGAAGACTGGCAGGCCGTACTGCGCTGTGCCGAAGACCCGCAAATCGACATCGTCATCTCCAACACCACCGAAGCTGGCATCATTTACGACCCTGAAGACAGCATCACGGCCGCCCCGCCGCAGTCCTTCCCTGGGAAGCTCACGGCCTACCTCTACCACCGCTATAACCATTTTAAAGGCGACCCGGATAAGGGAATGCTCATTCTTTCCTGCGAACTCATCGACAGAAACGGCGACAACCTCAAAGCCATCACCTTAAGGCTGGCCGGAGAGTGGGGATTACCGGAAGGGTTCCAGCAGTGGCTAAAAGAAGCCAACCTGTTCCTTAACACCCTGGTGGACCGGGTAGTACCGGGTTACCCCCGCGAAGAAGCAGAGCAACTGGCCAGGGAGCTAGGATATGAAGACGCCCTGCTGGATACCGGCGAATTGTTCCACCTGTGGGTAATCGAAGGCCCTACGCACCTTAAAGAAAAGCTCCCCTTCCATGCAGCCGGCCTTAACGTCATCTGGACGGACGACTTAACCCCGTACCGCACCCGCAAGGTACGCATCCTAAACGGCGCCCATACCGCCACGGCAGCCCTAGCCTTCCTAAGCGGCGTCGACACGGTGCGGGAAGCGGTAGAGCATCCCCGGATCGGCCCCTTTATGGAAGAATTAATCTATAACGAAGTCATATCCGTCACCGACTTGGATAAAAGAATGCTAACCGAATTTGCCGGGGAAGTGCTACAGCGCTTCCGCAATCCCTATATCGTTCACCGCTGGCAGAGCATTTTGCTCAACACCACCTCCAAATACAAGACGCGGGTGCTGCCGTCATTACTGGACTACGCGGCAAAGAACAAGGCCGTACCGGCAAAGCTCACCTTCTCCCTGGCCGCCATGGCGGCCCTGTTTAAAGACGGTCGGGTTAACGGCCGGCAGTTCCAGGGGAAGGGGCCCCAGGGAGATTTCATTATCGAAGACGATCCTGGGGCCCTGGCCTTCTGGCAGGCAGCCTGGCAGCAGTATCAAGGAACAGCGGAGAGCGCGCAGGAAACAGCAAAGTATATCCTAGGTAACAGCGCCATCTGGGGCCGGGACTTAAACAACGTTCCCGGCCTGGCAGAGAAACTGGGAGATTATCTCCAGGACATTGTTTCCCATGGCCCGGCGGTAGCCCTGGAAAAAGTGCTGGCTTAG
- the sigK gene encoding RNA polymerase sporulation sigma factor SigK, which produces MEAGFIALLALSVLKGISLLLSYITSNAFPQPLSEEEEQKYLELWRQGDQKARNILIEHNLRLVAHITKKFENTGEDSDDLISIGTVGLIKAINTYNMNKGTKLATYAARCIENEILMHLRATKKNRSEVSLYDPIGTDKEGNEIALIDVLGSDQDVAEIVENSYERQRVMQKVNVLTPREKKVLAMRFGLFQGLRRTQRDIARKMGISRSYVSRIEKSAYIHTTS; this is translated from the coding sequence ATGGAAGCCGGCTTTATCGCCCTACTTGCCCTTTCTGTTTTAAAGGGCATCAGCCTTCTTTTGTCTTACATTACCAGCAACGCCTTTCCCCAACCTTTAAGTGAAGAAGAAGAGCAAAAGTATCTTGAACTGTGGCGTCAAGGGGATCAAAAGGCCCGGAACATTTTGATCGAACATAACCTGCGCCTGGTGGCCCACATAACCAAAAAATTTGAAAACACCGGTGAGGATAGTGACGATTTAATCTCCATCGGTACCGTCGGCCTCATTAAGGCGATAAATACTTACAATATGAATAAAGGCACCAAACTGGCCACCTATGCCGCCCGCTGCATTGAAAATGAGATCCTTATGCACCTGCGCGCCACAAAGAAGAACCGCAGCGAAGTGTCCCTGTATGATCCCATCGGTACTGATAAAGAAGGGAATGAAATCGCTTTGATTGATGTTCTGGGGTCGGATCAGGATGTGGCGGAGATAGTGGAAAATTCTTACGAAAGGCAACGGGTTATGCAAAAAGTGAATGTATTGACGCCGCGGGAGAAAAAAGTCCTGGCCATGCGTTTCGGGCTATTCCAGGGCCTGCGGCGTACCCAGAGGGATATAGCCCGGAAAATGGGCATCTCTCGCTCCTATGTTTCCCGGATCGAGAAGTCTGCTTATATACATACAACTTCATGA
- a CDS encoding type II secretion system F family protein: MATDFGFLVGAAVFAAVLLFALGIRKVKAHSSWLEARLRSHQEAGREEGWKSSLQKKAAQAGFDIPASHIAIAALVGALGGAVAVLALTGKPLLGLFGLLAGIYAPRAWVERRIRGRALLFEEQLEIILGQMAASLRAGQSVQQAIEQAALSSVPPAREVLGKIVHNLRSGDNTMTAIEKAGQSIKSRDLEVIAAATGLHMQVGGDLALVYDQIADGIRDRRAFRAQLGSITSEGRLTANILAVLPFVAVGGMRVLQPDYMAPLFNTTTGLVLLFAASGLILVGWLVIKKIISIEY, from the coding sequence TTGGCGACGGACTTCGGTTTTTTGGTCGGCGCGGCCGTGTTTGCGGCCGTGCTGCTTTTTGCGCTGGGCATCAGGAAGGTTAAAGCACATTCCTCCTGGCTGGAAGCCAGGCTGCGTTCCCACCAGGAAGCTGGTAGAGAAGAAGGTTGGAAGAGCTCTCTCCAGAAAAAAGCGGCCCAGGCGGGATTCGATATCCCCGCGTCGCATATAGCGATTGCCGCCTTGGTGGGAGCCCTCGGAGGAGCTGTGGCGGTCCTGGCGCTGACCGGGAAGCCCCTTTTAGGTCTTTTTGGGCTGCTGGCGGGCATATATGCTCCCCGGGCCTGGGTGGAACGCCGCATCCGGGGACGCGCCCTGCTGTTCGAGGAGCAGCTGGAAATAATCCTGGGGCAGATGGCGGCTTCTCTCCGGGCCGGGCAGTCTGTCCAGCAAGCGATTGAACAGGCGGCTCTGTCCTCCGTCCCGCCGGCCAGGGAAGTCCTGGGCAAGATCGTCCACAATCTTCGCAGCGGCGACAACACTATGACCGCCATTGAAAAGGCCGGGCAGAGCATCAAGTCGCGCGACCTGGAGGTTATAGCGGCGGCCACGGGACTGCATATGCAGGTCGGCGGCGACCTGGCCCTGGTCTATGATCAGATAGCGGACGGCATCCGGGATAGGAGGGCTTTTAGAGCCCAGCTTGGCTCAATAACTTCTGAAGGGAGGCTGACGGCCAACATCCTGGCCGTCCTGCCCTTTGTCGCCGTAGGTGGTATGCGTGTCCTCCAGCCGGATTACATGGCCCCGCTTTTTAACACCACCACGGGGTTGGTGCTTCTGTTTGCCGCATCGGGTTTGATACTGGTGGGCTGGCTGGTCATTAAGAAGATAATCTCAATTGAATATTAA
- the cpaB gene encoding Flp pilus assembly protein CpaB: MKFVSKGTGSFFLLGAIMAAAVAGFFALQAVRMAAPTVPVLVAKTDLKVGERLTEDKIEVINLPPAAVPQDRVNADNFDKTVGYHLKTALAAGTPIRTSYIAELSPAGGTLAARLALTSQGNWRAIALPPEATKGLPVEVGDRVDIIGVTGEGPNVTTEVLADNVMVVEVPPPPKDDSEPGSAVVAVPLEKAPKVVLAITKGKVLAALRPVE; this comes from the coding sequence TTGAAATTTGTTAGCAAAGGAACCGGCTCCTTTTTCCTTTTGGGAGCTATCATGGCGGCCGCCGTGGCTGGGTTCTTTGCCTTGCAGGCGGTGCGTATGGCCGCACCCACGGTGCCAGTTCTTGTGGCCAAGACGGACCTAAAAGTTGGAGAAAGGCTGACGGAGGATAAAATCGAGGTAATTAATTTGCCTCCGGCGGCAGTACCCCAAGACAGGGTGAATGCCGACAATTTCGACAAAACGGTGGGGTATCACTTGAAGACAGCCCTGGCGGCCGGAACGCCGATACGGACGAGTTATATCGCCGAACTTTCGCCTGCCGGGGGAACGCTGGCGGCCAGGTTAGCCCTTACCAGCCAGGGGAACTGGCGTGCCATAGCGCTGCCGCCTGAAGCCACCAAAGGGTTGCCGGTAGAAGTGGGCGACAGGGTGGATATTATTGGCGTAACGGGCGAAGGCCCCAACGTCACTACGGAGGTCCTGGCTGATAACGTAATGGTAGTTGAAGTACCACCACCGCCCAAAGATGACTCCGAGCCAGGGAGCGCGGTCGTGGCCGTGCCCCTGGAAAAAGCCCCGAAGGTGGTACTTGCTATTACAAAAGGGAAAGTGCTGGCGGCCCTGCGGCCGGTAGAGTAA
- a CDS encoding UxaA family hydrolase produces MKKAIQLHERDNVAVALTDIKAGETLLIAEREITLQENIKAGHKFALADLPAGQEVRKYGYAIGITTQPVKAGQWVHSHNLHSGLGKLEEYTYNPLPITPVAFEGNTTFRGYRRPDGQVGVRNELWIIPTVGCVNQLAENLARNAAKELEGKSAIDGIYALKHPYGCSQLGDDHHNTQKLLASLCRHPNAGGVLVLGLGCENNKIPAFRQVLGEVDPGRIKFLVAQEVEDEMSEGLRLIKELTQQAASCEREPCPINELKIGLKCGGSDAFSGITANPLAGMVADRIIAGGGTAVLTEVPEMFGAETILMDRAVDEEVFQKIVKLINTWKQYYLDHGQPVYENPSPGNKEGGITTLEEKSLGCVQKGGTAAVVDVLEYGERCHRQGLNLLSAPGNDLVSATALAAAGCQIILFTTGRGTPLGTCVPTLKIASNTGIFSKKPRWFDFNAGRVLEGENMAELAGELLEQVLRVASGEPTKAETLGSREIAIFKSGVTL; encoded by the coding sequence ATGAAAAAAGCAATACAGCTACATGAACGTGACAATGTAGCCGTTGCTTTAACGGACATAAAAGCAGGAGAAACCCTATTAATAGCCGAACGGGAGATAACCTTACAGGAAAACATCAAAGCCGGCCACAAATTTGCCCTGGCAGATTTGCCCGCCGGCCAGGAAGTAAGGAAATACGGCTATGCAATCGGGATAACCACCCAGCCGGTGAAAGCCGGGCAGTGGGTGCACAGCCACAATTTGCACAGCGGGCTGGGGAAGCTAGAAGAATACACCTATAACCCCCTCCCCATAACGCCGGTTGCCTTTGAAGGGAATACGACCTTCCGCGGCTACCGGCGACCAGACGGCCAGGTAGGAGTAAGAAACGAGCTCTGGATTATCCCCACGGTGGGCTGCGTCAACCAGCTGGCCGAGAACCTGGCCCGGAACGCCGCAAAGGAACTGGAGGGTAAAAGCGCAATAGACGGCATATACGCCCTCAAGCATCCCTACGGCTGCTCCCAGCTTGGTGACGACCACCATAACACCCAGAAGCTCCTGGCCTCCCTCTGCCGCCACCCCAACGCCGGCGGGGTCCTGGTCCTGGGTTTAGGTTGCGAAAACAATAAAATCCCGGCCTTCCGGCAGGTGCTGGGAGAGGTAGACCCAGGGAGGATTAAATTCCTGGTGGCCCAGGAAGTAGAAGACGAGATGAGCGAAGGTTTAAGGCTGATAAAAGAACTAACACAACAGGCCGCAAGCTGCGAACGCGAACCCTGCCCAATAAACGAACTAAAAATAGGGTTAAAGTGTGGCGGTTCCGACGCCTTTTCCGGCATCACCGCCAATCCCCTGGCGGGAATGGTAGCCGACCGGATAATAGCAGGGGGCGGCACGGCGGTACTCACCGAAGTACCGGAAATGTTCGGCGCCGAAACCATCCTCATGGACCGGGCCGTGGATGAAGAAGTATTTCAAAAGATAGTAAAGCTGATCAACACCTGGAAGCAATACTACCTCGACCACGGCCAGCCGGTTTACGAGAACCCCTCACCCGGCAACAAAGAAGGCGGTATAACCACCCTGGAAGAAAAGTCCCTCGGCTGTGTGCAGAAAGGCGGCACGGCGGCAGTGGTAGACGTCCTGGAATACGGCGAAAGGTGCCACAGGCAGGGGCTCAACCTCTTAAGCGCGCCCGGCAACGACCTGGTATCCGCCACGGCCTTGGCGGCGGCCGGCTGCCAGATCATCCTTTTCACCACCGGCCGGGGCACCCCCCTGGGCACCTGCGTGCCCACGTTAAAAATCGCCAGCAACACTGGCATTTTCTCTAAAAAGCCCCGGTGGTTCGACTTCAACGCCGGTAGGGTCCTGGAGGGCGAGAATATGGCGGAACTGGCAGGAGAATTACTGGAGCAGGTTCTCCGTGTAGCCTCCGGAGAACCGACCAAGGCGGAAACCCTGGGCTCCAGGGAGATTGCCATATTTAAGTCCGGGGTAACTCTTTAA
- a CDS encoding IclR family transcriptional regulator, which produces MPQNEGYVLSLEKALKILEELATVGGGIGLSELSRKLGLNKSTVYRMLTTFKAYGYVDQEPVTGKYTLGFKILELSSSLLERLDVRAVAHPYLKELAESSREVAHMVIRDGGEAVYIDKVEGNRTIRMYSQIGRRVALHSTAVGKAILAFLPPGELEKIIAGKGLPRFTSRTITTMAALQAELAEVRERGYAVDDGENEEGIRCVGTPIFDYHGQVVAAISISGPVLNVTPERVPVLGRLVRRAGEEISRRLGYKG; this is translated from the coding sequence TTGCCACAAAATGAAGGATACGTTCTGTCCCTAGAGAAGGCACTCAAAATATTGGAAGAACTGGCGACTGTCGGTGGGGGTATAGGCTTGAGCGAACTCAGCCGCAAGCTGGGCCTCAATAAAAGTACCGTTTATAGGATGTTGACTACCTTTAAGGCCTATGGTTACGTTGACCAGGAACCGGTTACAGGGAAATACACCCTCGGCTTTAAAATCCTGGAGCTAAGTAGCAGCCTCCTGGAACGCCTCGATGTCCGGGCCGTTGCCCATCCCTACCTCAAGGAACTGGCAGAGAGTAGCCGGGAAGTGGCCCACATGGTGATCAGGGACGGCGGGGAAGCCGTTTATATTGATAAGGTAGAAGGCAACCGCACCATCCGCATGTACTCGCAGATTGGCCGCCGGGTTGCCCTCCATTCCACGGCGGTAGGCAAGGCCATACTGGCCTTCCTCCCGCCGGGGGAACTTGAAAAGATAATTGCCGGCAAGGGTTTGCCACGGTTTACTTCCCGGACGATTACCACCATGGCAGCTTTGCAGGCAGAACTGGCCGAGGTAAGGGAACGTGGGTATGCCGTAGACGACGGAGAAAACGAAGAAGGTATTCGCTGTGTTGGTACCCCCATTTTTGATTACCATGGGCAGGTGGTGGCAGCCATTAGCATTTCCGGTCCCGTCCTTAACGTTACGCCAGAGCGGGTGCCCGTCCTTGGCCGGCTCGTACGCCGGGCCGGCGAGGAGATTTCGCGCCGCCTAGGTTACAAGGGCTAA
- a CDS encoding CpaF family protein: protein MPLGNRPMSGLQERLYASREGRDYQEAVGIFNKEEFFNQIRPQAQKQIQTRFTLQELADRHSPVLRQKVRAVVLEMVEGSWINLPKPTLINLAEELVNDLLGYGPLEPFFTGEMAQRVTEIKVLRWDLIRIEIDGKEMIATDENGRPVKFRDEQHCRDVLEKMLAPTGRRVDLSSPRVSARLPDGSRLMAHIPPVAVEGTTMSIRRFRMDMTMDKFLEYGTLNREMADFLAACVKGRLNIIVSGGTSSGKSTFLNVLASYIPEDESIITIEDPAELRLQHSNVRRLEARPANVEGQGEITQRDLVADALRMAPKRIIVGECRRGEAFDMMQAMGTGHDGSMTTLHANSAEEAVNRRLVNMIQMADMGLPYEAILGMIAGSVDLVVQLLKDRTGRRRVDHICEVTGLEKRDTGLAVGIKKIYTWNPEKGDWERTKEKFTKTDRLALYGVELPPGVN from the coding sequence ATGCCTTTGGGCAACCGGCCCATGAGCGGCCTGCAGGAACGGCTTTATGCCAGCAGGGAAGGGAGAGATTACCAAGAGGCTGTTGGCATTTTTAACAAAGAAGAGTTTTTCAACCAGATCCGGCCCCAGGCCCAGAAGCAGATCCAAACCAGGTTTACCCTTCAGGAACTTGCCGACCGCCATTCTCCCGTTTTGCGCCAGAAGGTGCGGGCGGTCGTTCTGGAAATGGTCGAGGGCTCCTGGATTAATCTTCCCAAGCCTACGCTTATCAACCTGGCGGAAGAACTGGTGAATGACCTTTTAGGCTACGGGCCCCTGGAGCCCTTCTTTACCGGGGAAATGGCCCAGAGGGTCACGGAAATAAAGGTGTTGCGCTGGGACCTGATCCGCATTGAAATCGACGGTAAAGAGATGATTGCCACCGATGAGAACGGCAGGCCGGTAAAATTCCGCGATGAGCAGCACTGCCGGGACGTGCTGGAGAAGATGCTGGCCCCAACGGGCCGCCGGGTAGACCTGTCTAGTCCGCGAGTGTCGGCCAGGCTGCCGGACGGCTCCAGGCTCATGGCTCACATCCCGCCAGTGGCCGTCGAGGGGACGACAATGAGCATCAGGCGGTTCCGCATGGATATGACCATGGATAAGTTCCTGGAGTACGGGACTTTAAACCGGGAAATGGCCGACTTCCTGGCCGCCTGCGTAAAGGGCAGGTTGAACATTATTGTGTCCGGCGGCACTTCTTCCGGCAAGAGCACGTTCCTCAACGTGCTGGCATCGTATATCCCGGAGGACGAAAGCATCATCACCATCGAAGACCCGGCGGAGCTGCGGCTTCAGCATTCCAACGTGCGGCGCCTTGAAGCCCGGCCGGCCAACGTCGAAGGCCAGGGGGAGATAACCCAGCGCGACCTGGTGGCCGACGCCCTGAGAATGGCGCCGAAGAGGATAATCGTCGGCGAGTGCCGCAGGGGCGAGGCCTTCGACATGATGCAGGCCATGGGGACGGGCCACGACGGTTCGATGACCACCCTGCACGCCAACAGCGCCGAAGAGGCCGTCAACCGGCGGCTGGTGAACATGATTCAGATGGCCGACATGGGTCTGCCCTACGAAGCCATTCTGGGGATGATCGCCGGGTCGGTTGACCTGGTGGTGCAGCTTTTGAAAGACAGGACCGGCAGGAGGAGGGTTGACCATATCTGCGAAGTGACCGGCCTGGAGAAAAGGGACACCGGGCTGGCGGTGGGGATCAAAAAAATCTATACCTGGAACCCAGAAAAAGGTGATTGGGAAAGGACGAAGGAGAAGTTTACCAAGACGGACCGCCTGGCTTTGTATGGGGTGGAACTGCCGCCGGGCGTGAATTGA
- the iolB gene encoding 5-deoxy-glucuronate isomerase, translating into MQLYYPYEKHHGCQDIIKPAEKDIMAFSLLKLTNKTIYTSQSGDYEVAIVILGGIASVNIDGFQFNNLGQRADVFSGRATAVYIPRESSYEIHALSDNFEAALCQVRADKKYIPFVVRPEEVVVNHRGAHLWQREVHDIIVENGDGRVDRIVVGETYSASGNWSSFPSHKHDRHQPPEETELVEIYHYRIEPANLFGVQLLYTEDGKVNQAFMIRNGDTFKIPYGYHPVVAPPGVRLYYLWFLAGPHGRQMIPYDDPAFSDLRKLETT; encoded by the coding sequence ATGCAGTTATATTACCCGTATGAAAAACATCACGGTTGTCAGGATATCATTAAACCGGCTGAAAAGGATATTATGGCTTTTAGTTTACTTAAATTAACAAATAAAACTATATATACCAGCCAATCAGGTGATTATGAAGTTGCCATTGTTATTTTGGGAGGCATAGCGAGTGTAAATATAGATGGATTTCAGTTTAACAACCTGGGTCAGCGGGCTGATGTTTTCTCTGGTAGGGCTACGGCGGTATATATTCCCCGGGAAAGCAGTTATGAAATTCATGCATTGAGTGATAATTTTGAGGCTGCCCTTTGTCAGGTGCGAGCTGATAAAAAGTATATACCTTTTGTTGTTCGGCCGGAGGAAGTGGTCGTCAACCACCGCGGTGCCCATCTCTGGCAACGGGAAGTCCACGATATTATTGTTGAAAATGGTGACGGAAGGGTTGACAGAATTGTTGTAGGAGAGACGTACAGTGCTTCTGGTAACTGGTCAAGTTTTCCCTCCCATAAGCATGATCGTCATCAGCCACCAGAAGAAACAGAGCTGGTGGAGATCTACCACTATCGTATAGAACCTGCCAATCTTTTTGGTGTCCAGCTACTTTATACTGAAGACGGTAAAGTAAACCAGGCCTTTATGATCAGGAATGGGGATACTTTCAAAATACCTTACGGTTATCACCCCGTTGTCGCCCCGCCGGGTGTCCGGCTTTATTATCTTTGGTTCTTGGCCGGACCCCACGGCCGGCAGATGATACCTTACGATGACCCGGCCTTTAGCGATTTAAGAAAATTGGAGACAACCTGA
- a CDS encoding AAA family ATPase encodes MYFEADNLIRLLVADDDSEYRDRIRRAFEGHPRIRVTALAQSGRDAIGMARDGAPDAALIDLGLVDMSGLDVAEQVARVSPGTVVFIATDNPSMDLYRRAMALGVRQVFTKNMTAADIAGMIEQEVDAIREEMRRQAEKLPLVAPGSGPLGRFGGQGALTQVQSVRREVIAVASPKGGVGKTTTAVNMACAAAAQASLKVKAAIVDLNEFGCVTIQMNMGTPEKALAGDMGYRNILNWQYISNNPSPEEVQEFMFRHVSGVWVVPAVPLPEKIAEVNQALITKVISILRNNFDLVVIDLPPSITLDVSWAAAEAADHILVVVTPDVQVIPGMNQLNTTLRALGVASKCYRIVNRYNIPGGLKISELDRYVPYPSLGVFPDEPGIMEAIKRGEPFVLSHPQAEFSLAVKRALNQVFPVFVESLQGTSKRKGGFLGLFKKRFA; translated from the coding sequence GTGTATTTTGAAGCGGACAACCTCATCCGGCTGCTGGTGGCGGATGATGACTCTGAATACAGAGACCGCATACGCCGGGCCTTTGAAGGTCACCCGCGCATACGGGTTACGGCCCTGGCTCAGTCCGGTCGCGACGCCATCGGTATGGCGCGGGACGGCGCGCCGGATGCCGCTTTGATAGACCTGGGACTGGTGGATATGAGTGGCCTGGATGTGGCTGAACAGGTAGCCAGGGTGTCGCCGGGCACGGTGGTTTTTATTGCTACTGACAATCCTTCCATGGATTTGTACCGGCGGGCCATGGCGTTGGGCGTCCGGCAGGTGTTCACGAAAAACATGACGGCCGCCGATATTGCCGGGATGATTGAGCAGGAAGTGGACGCCATAAGGGAAGAGATGCGGCGACAGGCGGAGAAGCTGCCCCTGGTGGCCCCGGGCAGCGGGCCTTTGGGCCGTTTTGGCGGCCAGGGCGCCCTTACCCAGGTGCAGAGTGTGCGCCGGGAAGTCATCGCCGTCGCTTCGCCCAAGGGCGGCGTGGGCAAAACTACGACGGCCGTGAACATGGCCTGTGCCGCGGCTGCCCAGGCCAGTTTGAAGGTGAAAGCGGCCATTGTGGATCTAAACGAGTTCGGCTGCGTTACCATCCAAATGAACATGGGCACGCCAGAAAAAGCCCTGGCTGGAGATATGGGCTACAGGAACATCCTTAACTGGCAGTATATATCTAACAACCCCTCCCCGGAGGAAGTGCAGGAGTTCATGTTCCGGCACGTTTCCGGAGTCTGGGTAGTGCCGGCTGTGCCCCTGCCGGAAAAAATAGCGGAAGTCAACCAGGCCCTGATCACTAAGGTGATAAGCATTTTACGCAATAATTTCGACCTGGTGGTAATCGATTTGCCGCCTTCGATAACGCTGGACGTCTCCTGGGCGGCGGCGGAAGCGGCGGACCATATCCTGGTGGTGGTCACGCCAGACGTGCAGGTAATACCCGGCATGAACCAGCTTAACACCACCTTGAGGGCCCTTGGGGTGGCCTCCAAGTGCTACCGCATAGTTAACCGCTACAACATCCCCGGCGGGCTGAAGATAAGCGAGCTGGACCGTTACGTTCCTTATCCTTCCCTGGGGGTTTTCCCCGACGAGCCGGGCATCATGGAGGCCATTAAGCGGGGCGAGCCCTTTGTGCTTTCCCACCCGCAGGCGGAATTCAGTTTAGCGGTAAAAAGGGCTTTAAACCAGGTTTTCCCGGTCTTTGTAGAGAGCCTACAGGGGACATCGAAAAGAAAAGGGGGGTTCCTTGGGCTGTTTAAGAAACGCTTTGCATGA